The window GGCGATGTAAAGCGAGTTTGTGATTACGGTAATCCCAGTTATTTTTGCCAACTCTTCCGCCAGTATCGAGGTGGTGCTGCCGGCATCAATAAACAAAGTCTGGCCGCTTTTAATTCGCGAAACGACTGCTTTTGCAATGGCTCTTTTTTCTTTCCTCTGTTCGTAATTTCGTAATGTTATCGGTGGCTCGTGCTCTGGGTCCAGAGCGATTGCACCGCCTCTTATTTTTTTTAATTCGCCAAGTTGTTCCATTTCAGAAAAATCTCTTCTGATGGTTTCTCTTGATGCATCCAAATCTTCAGCAGCTCTTTTTATGGTGACTCTGCCATAGGTTTGCAAAAGGGTTCGTATTTTCTGGAATCGCTCTTCTTTCCACATATATCCTGTACCGTTAATTCCTTTGTGAGAAGTATCGGATGTTATTAGCCGACACTTGTGTTACAAATATGTAACAAATTAGTTAACGAGTTTCCTGTGTTTGCTTTAATAAAATAATTACACAATTATGAAAAAAAAGATAGACAAAAAACCACAAAAGTGCAAATGTGGTCAAAACGCCACATGCGAAGTGAACCAAAATCCAATGAAAAGTAAACACGAATGGAGGGTTAGATGAAGAGTTTCAGTATCAAGAGTGTGAGAAGGTTGACCACAGGTGCGCTTGTGGGCCTGGCATTTTGCACTCAGGTTCAGGCCGGAGAAATTACAGTCTACAGCGCCTTGGAAGAAGACGAGATCGCTGATTATCTGGCAGTTGCAAAGAAGTCACTTCCGGACATCGAGATAAATGTCATGCGTCTTTCAACAGGTGATCTCGGGGCGAGGATAATTGCCGAGTCTGAAAATCCACAAGCGGATGTGATCTGGGGTTTTGCAGTCACAAACATGGCGGATAAACAAATAGTATCGCAGCTCGAACCCTATAAGGCTGCAAATTCAGAATCTCTGCCGGCCCAATATCGGGCTGAAGACGATTCCTGGTTCGCAGCCACTGGATACATGGGGGCTCTCTGCGTTAATACTGCTGTTTTGGAGTCTAAAAATCTTCCAATGCCCAAGTCGTGGTCTGATTTGACCAACCCGGTTTACAAGGGTGAGGTTGTCATGCCAAACCCTGCATCATCGGGTACCGGCTATCTTCAAGTAGCGGCAATCATCCAGGGGGCAGGCCAGGAGGACGGCTGGAAACTCATTGATGATATGGATGAGAATATGGCCCAGTACACATCATCCGGCTCCAAACCATGCAAGATGGCACGAGCCGGCGAGTATGCAATCGGTGCTTCCCTTTCATTTGTGGCAATGAAATCGGTGGAAATGGGGTACCCCGTTTTGATGGTGCTCCCTTCCGACTGGGCCGGTTACGAACTCGAGGCTTCAGGTCTTTTGGCCGGGTCGAAGAACAAGGAAGACGCTAAAAAGTTCCTCGACTGGACCCTTTCACAAGAAGCTGCCGAGGTATACGCCAAGTACAAGGCAATCATAACCATTCCTGGGACAAAACCTTCAGCAATGGCTGCTGCGGCAGGTCTCCCTGAAAACCTCTCAGAAGTTCTCTATCCTGTAGATTTTGCCAAGTCTGCTGTGGAAAGGCCTGAAATATTGAAAAAGTGGAACGCAACCGTAGCGAAGTGATTCCTTGCAGGAAGTAATCAATATCTAAAACAATGCACCTTGAGTCCGGTAAAATTTAAGTAATGAAACTGTCAATTAAAAATCTGTATAAAACGTTCAACGGCTTTGTCGCGTTAGATCGTATTAACATGGAAGTTGGTGAGAATGAGTTCGTCTGCCTTTTAGGGCCGAGCGGTTGCGGTAAAACCACGCTGCTGAGAATCATTGCCGGACTGCTTGATTTTGACGGCGGAAGCATGAATCTTGGCGATAAGGATCTTGTTGAAATTGCAGCCCGTGATAGAGGTTTCGGTCTTGTCTTTCAATCATACTCACTTTTTCCAAACATGACGGTGAAAGAAAATGTGGGATATGGGCTTAAGGTGCAAAAAATTGATAAGAAAGAAATTGATGAGAGGGTAGAAACGCTCCTTGAACTCATTAAATTACCGGATCTTGCCGGTCGATACCCGCATCAGCTATCCGGCGGTCAGCAACAGCGTGTGGCCATTGCACGCGCTCTGGCTGTAGAACCTTCTTTGCTGCTTCTTGATGAACCTCTTTCAGCTCTTGACGCCAGGGTGCGTGCAGAGATGCGTTTTGAGATTCGTGAAATGCAGCAGCGTCTCGGGATACCGACAATCATGGTTACCCATGACCAGGAAGAGGCGTTGACCATGGCAGATAAAATTATCTGCATGAAGGACGGCCGCATTGAGCAGATTGGTACTCCCCGGGAGTTATATGCTGAGCCGGCAACTCGATTTGTCGCAGATTTTGTCGGGGTAAGCAATATTTTTCCGGCCTCCTGGATTCGTAAAAACATACCTCAAATGGAGGAGACGAGACCTGAGGGAAGAGACGATGCCTTTGAATTTTCTGTTCGCCCGGAGCAGTTGATTATAGACGCCAAGGAGGGTGGGGCTGAGGTGAAGGATTTGCAGTTCCTCGGCAATTTGAGCAGGGTCACCCTGGACTGGCATGGCGAAGATGTGGTTGTCGAGATGCAGGGTTACCCGGACTTTACTGAGGGAGCTTCAGTTGAGGTTTCGGTAGCCGATGGCTGCGGCAGGTGGGTGAAGGTATGAGCAGTGTAACGGCAAAACCATGGTTAAAAAGAAGTCAGGTGGTTGGAGACAGGTTGCTGGTGACTTCAGCGGTCGCCTTTCCCCTGATCGGCTTGTGTATTTTCTTCTGCTACCCCATGTTGCTGGTGGCTGGGAAAAGTTTTCAACTTGCCGACGGAACCTATGGCATAGCAAACTATATCAACGTTCTCAAGTCGCCAGGTGTTGTAAAAGCCGCCTTCAATAGTCTGGTTCTCAGTACCTGCACCACTGCATTTTGCCTGGTTTTGGGTTTTTCCGTCGCTTTTGCCCTGCAGCGGTCAGGTATTGGAGGGAAACGGTATTTGAAAGGAGCCTTATCACTGCCATTGCTTGCCCCGTCACTTGTTCAGGCCTTAGGCCTTCTGTTTCTACTTGGACGAAATGGTTTGGTACACAAGTGGACAGGGTGGGACATTGAAATATATGGTTTCTGGGGGCTGCTCATCGCAAACATTTTATACGGCTTACCCCAGGCGATACTGATAATCGAGGCTGCCCTGCGTCAATCTGACGCAAGGTATTATGAAGCTGCCGAGATTCTAGGAGCTTCCAAGTGGAAACAGTTTTTCGATATCACCCTTCCAAATGCAAAATTCGGCCTACTCAGCGCCGGCTTTGTGGTCTTTACCGTCACCATAACGGATTTTGGTAACGCAGCTGTGATCGGCGGCAACTACAAAGTGCTGGCTACAGAGATTTACAGCCAGGTGGTGGGGCAGATGAATTTTGGAATGGGTGCCGTGATTGGTATTATCCTTCTTTTGCCTACCTTGGTTGCTGTCTATATAGAGAGGGTTGCCTCTCAAAAACAATTTGGCGGCTCCTCTGAAAGTGCCATACCTGTATCGGCAGAATTTTACCCAAAACGAGATTTACCCCTTGGAGTGTTTGTGCACACCATCGGATCGATAGCTGTGCTTGTTGTGATTACGGTGATCATAGCCAGCTTTATAAAGCTGTGGCCTTACCGTATGGACTTTACCCTTGCTAACTATAACATAACACTTAGCGGCGGTTATGCACCGCTTTGGACATCTTTGCTGGTTTCCGTTGAGGCGGCAGTTCTTGGAGTTGTTTTCCTGTTTGCTCTGGCCTTCAGCATGAAAAGAATACCGCCAAAACTTGCCAAGCTCGTCTATCTGCTGGCTGTTCTGCCAGTTGGCGTTCCGGGTCTGGTATTTGGTATCTCATATGTACTTGCCTTTAATGTGAGCGATAATATGCTGGGGATGCTGTATGGCAGCAGTTTCCTTATCGCTCTCTGTAATTTTTATCACTACCATTCACAGGGTTTTCTCACCATGGTAACAGGAGTGCGTGCGGTGCCTCCTTCTTTAGAGGAGACGGTCTCTTGTTTTGGAGGTGGAAATTTACGAATTCTTCGAGATGCTGTTTTGCCATTTATGGGGCCAACCATAATATCCGTGTTCTTTTTTATCTTCATGCGATCCATGGTAACTCTTTCAGCTGTTATCTTTCTTATCTCATCAAAAGTAAGTGTAGCCTCAGTCTCTGTGATGAGGCTCGACGAGGCTGGGTTTACATCCCAGGCGGCAGCCTTTTCAACCTGCATCATGCTTACGGTGATCTTGGCGATGGGCCTGATGAACACTCTTATTCACCTCTATTCAAAAAATGGATCCAGGCAAGAGCAAAACAGCAATCAGCAGGAGGAACAGAAGAGTGGTTTTGCAAGGATGTACGATCGAACATACTGCTGGACAAATGCGTAACCTTTGGATTCGAAGTCTTGCTACGTGCCAGGAATGCAGTCACTGAATAACTCGATATCGCATGCAGGGTCCGTTTCTGAAGATCAATGGAGAAAAAAATCTTATCGTTTATTTCCAACTTGTTAGTATTGCGTAAACTCGATTTTCTTTTCATTATAGTTACTACTGCGAGCCTGCAAAGGCACAGGTTATAGCAACTGTAGAGGCTATTATTGGCAATGTTAACCATTTAAGAAATTCTGAAAGTTTACACTATTCTTGTGCAGGTAGGATTTTGCCTAGTTGATAGATGGCGGCACGCCGAGATAGAGATGCCTCAGAAGAGAAACAGGAAACATCTCTACCGTTTACTGAACGAAATTGACTATGATTGCCAATTATAACCTTTGACTACTATACGGCTTTTACCAAGTAAGAAATCAGTGGTACCGTCAGGAAGGCTCGTACCTCCCCGACGATCCTAATCCAGCCGTTGCCTCAACCGTTACTGGATATGCTATTTTCGTTCAGCAAGCTTCTGTTTGATTTTCTTTCTCATTTCCTCTTGAGCGTTTTTATAATCATTGAATTGATCCTGGCTCAAAACCTGCTCAATTTTCTTATATTTTTCAGCGAGAAGCGATTTGATAGCACGAAATTTTTTACGCCTCGATTTACCGCTGTTTTGTAGAGTTTGTATTTCTTCGGCATAGTAGAGATTGATCATTCCAACCTCTGCGGTTTTCTGATCACTGAGTTGCAAAAACTCACTCATCATTTCCGTTTGCATCTGTGCTCGCTCAGTTGGAGAGGAATCGGCAAACGTCCCTCCCGCACCAGATTGAGCCAAACAGGGAGTGGTGACCAGCAATGAAAAAAATATCAACATCATCACTATTGGATTTAAGAACGAGTGTGTGGTTTTGTAATTGTTCATTGTAATTCTCTTTATTCTGAAAGTGGGGTATCCACTTCACTGGCCTAATTGTTTTAGCATGAATAGAAAGTCCAATGTTAGCAACAGGTTGCTGAAACAATAAGTATTGCAGTAATTGATAAAGTAGTTGCCTTGTAAAGATTCAGAGAATCACAACTGCTTGAAAAAAAGGCATTTTCGGCTGTGAAACTTATGGTAAGAAATCAAGGCCAGTGAAATGGATACCCCCTTTCTGAAATATTGAAAGTATCGTTTTCTATTCTACTGCGTAGTTTTTTCCCACCCAGAATCTGGCGAATAAACAACTTCGTGTTGCTGAATAGTGCCGTCGGCTGAAGTAGTAGTAATCGTTTTGTTTCCTGAGAGATTTCCACCCTCATCACGTATAAACGATCCTTCTCCCTCAACTGTCGTTCCATTCTTCCCAGTGTAGGACGATTGAGAATCACGGACTATACTTCCATCCGCATTGACTGTTGTCTGCTTGTTCTTGCCGCCACTACTTCCGCCCGCTCCATGGAAAGCCTTTGTTTTCTCATAGGTGGCATTTCCATACTGATCCGTTGTGGCTGTTTTTCTTTTCATCCGTCCATTACCTGACCCATCTGAAATTCTTCTACTTTTAACAGCGGTAGCTGATCCGTCATCATCATAGAAAGAACGCCCTCGCGATACCGCTCGTTGACCGGTATCACTGACAATGGCTGATCGTTTTCCTGCATAGACATCAGAACCATTACCGGCAACGGTACGCCGTTTTCTTAAAGAACCCGCTTCCGCATCCATGTGATATAATTCAAAAACACTTGTTGCCAGAATGGAAAGAGCTATACAGATAATAGTGGTAAACTTCATTCTTCTCATAATGGTGAACTCCTCTTAGTTATAGAGTGATAACCGTCACACCTGATCTTGCTGTAGACCAGGAAAATGCTGCATAACCCTTGATTCAATGATCGATCGCACTACAGTGCGCAATGCAGTTGCTTTTACCCGCTGCTCCGGTGTCAATACCGAGCCGATTTTTGCTTTCAACTCTTGCCTGATCACAATCAGATCATTAATAAGTTCCGATTGCTGTTGGGCCGAGTCCAAAACAAATTCTGGGTTATAATCTCCAGCCTCATGCATAACTCGTAATTCCTGGCGGAATGCACGAACTTGTTGTACCAACTCCTGAATCGTTTCTTTTTCTGATGAAACAATTCCACGAATCTCTGCAATCTGCTCTTCGGTGAGATTAAGATACTCTTCAAGCCTCTCAAAAGATCGGTAAGTACCAGATGCATGAGTTGTATTGGTAGGTACCGATGATTCGATTACCTCGGGTAGTACATTTTCATTTGCCTGGCAGCAGATGGGAAAAATGAGTGTCGCAGAGAGCAGAACGGTACATATACGTTTTTTCGTTATCATGTTTTACTCCTTAAATTGTTGTGTATACTTCTTGTTAATGTGGAAAATATCAGCTGATGTATGTGACAAGCATAGAGGTTTTTTCCAACAAACCCCAGTTAAGTAAAATTAAGAAATTGGTGTACTCCGGTGCCTGAAATTTACATTTCTTAACATTCAAAAAATGAAATGGTGTGGTACTTAATGTTTTTACAGCTGTGTGCCTGTTTCCTGCGCTCTCAACATGCTGTGATACGATAGAAAAAGTCTTTAAGGCAAGATGATGGATACTACAAAAATTCTAATTATCGATGATGATACTGAGCTCTGTGAACTATTGGATGAATACCTCAGTGATGATGGATTTGAGATCGAGATGGTGCATAACGGAGAGGATGGCTGTCGGAAAGTGACAGAAGAATCCTTTTCTTTAATAATCCTCGACGTCATGTTGCCGGATATCAATGGGCTTGAAGTTCTGAAGATAATCAGAAGAAATTCTGAAATTCCAATCATCATGCTCACTGCACGAGGGGAAGAGGTGGACCGAATCATCGGCCTGGAAGTTGGGGCGGATGATTACCTTCCAAAGCCGTTTAACCCGAGAGAACTTCTGGCTAGAACTCGATCGATTTTGCGCAGATCGGCTACTGAAAATGTTGAAAAAGCTGATACGAAACGAGTGGTCTTGTCTCTGGCTGATTCAATAACAATGGATTTAACACGAAGAACCGTACATGCATTCGAACAGGAGATTAACCTTACTTCCTTAGAGTTCAAACTGTTGGAACGGCTGGTTTCAGCAGAAGGCGATATTGTTGATAGAGATGAGCTTTACCGGTCCGTTCTGGATCGCGAGCAGTCCCCGCTAGATCGAAGTCTTGATGTACATTTAAGTAATCTTCGCAGAAAGCTGAAACAGGCAGTCGGAAAATCAAAGCTAATTGTGTCTGTACGAGGTGAAGGGTATCTCTTTGCGGAAACAATACGGCCAATTTAGTTCTATGAAATCAATTTATTGGAAAATATTTTTATGGTTCTGGCTTTCGATGATGGGAGTCGGAATACTCTTTGTCTCTTCTTCATTTTTTCTTGAATCAGATTCTCTTTTATCGAAAGGAAGAGAGAATGCTTTGCGTTCCCTGGATCGAGTTGGAAATTTGAGTGTCACCCTGTTTGAACAGAACAAAATTAGAGCGCTCGACAGACTGGCAAGCAGAGTTGAAGAGACTAACGGTTTTGTCCTGTATCTGTTTTCAGGAGACGGTCAACATCTCTATGGCGACCGTCTCCCCCAAAATGCAAACAGGATCATTAACCGGGTTCTGGATAAGGAAGGACCAGCATTTTTAGTTTTTGGCAGTAGGCCGCTAGTGGCAAAACCGATTACTTCGAACAATGACAAACAGTTTATAATTGCTGCTGCATTACCCAAACGGTGGATAAATGAACCTCTCAATCCTTCGTACTACAGTAGTGTAAGGTTATGGATAACCATCGTGACATCAGCCGTTGTTTGTCTGATCCTTGCCAAACATATTTCCAAGCCTATTACGATCCTGACCAAATCAACCCGGAAGTTTGCAGGTGGTAAATTTGACGAACGGGTTCTTCCCTTAATCGGAAGAAGGCGGGATGAGTTCTATGACCTGGCCGCAGGATTCGACGAAATGGCAGGGAGAACTGAAAAGCTTATATCATCAAGAGAAGAGCTGTTGAGAAATATATCCCATGAACTGCGATCTCCTTTAAGCCGCATGACCCTTGCTCTGGATCTGGCGAGGAAAAAGGGTACTCCTGAGGTTGAAACAGCTCTGCAGCGAGTAGATAAAGAAATTGTAAAGATGAATTATCTGATAGGCCAGGTAATTACCCTCTCACAGATCGAAGCTATTCATTCCCCTGTTAAGCAAGACCCTATAGATCTTGAAGAACTCATTCAAAAAATACAAAAAGATGCTGAATTGGAAGCGTCCAGTCGTAACTGTTTCGTAGAAGTTACTAAAACAGAAAAAATTAGTATAGCGGGAGATTATGACCTCATCTACAGCGCAGTGGAAAATCTTGTCAGGAATGCGATACGGTTTACAAATGAAAGCACAGCTGTTGAAATAAGCCTCAAAACGGAACCGCTTCTTGCTGAGAAAAAAGCTGTAATCGCAATAAGGGATCATGGCCCTGGTGTTAATGATAACGATCTGGATAAGTTGTTTTTACCATTTTTCCAGGCAGGAACAGAGCTGCGGACGACGAAGCGGAACAGCGGACTTGGGCTGGCTATAACCTTAGGGGCTGTCGAGCAGCATGGTGGTAAAGTTACGGCCAGAAATAAGGATGATGGCGGGCTTGAGGTGTCAATCACTCTTCCTTATATAGGTGAGCATAAAGATTGACAGAATAGGTTTATCAATAGTTGCGCTCTGGCAGTCCTTGAATTCACAACAAAACATGCTGCAATTATTGATAAACCTTGAGAACTGAACTGCGGGGGAGTTGTGGCCGGAAACGTTATGCTATGGGGATTAATTGCGGTTCCTGATTACTGTTTATCGGTCGTGGTGCAAGATTGAGAAGCGGGTCTTTCGAGCATAGCCGGCGAAACTGGTCTTTGATGACGCTGGTTTTGCGACAAAATGTATATTTTTTCATGGCACCCACGTATTTGCTCGCAATTTTCACCTGTGCAAGATGCAGCTATCCTGTTGAATCCAACATCGGTATATCTGGAAATTAGATAAATCCTGATACAGAAACCTGATCAGGAGCTATCATCATAAGCCAGGTCGGTAATCGGCCTGAGATAGACCAGCTTTCCCTTGCCGCACTGCGGGCAGCAGCAGATGTCGATGCCGGTCAAGCGCAGCATCATCTCCTGAACGGTCTCCACTGTTTTCTGTGTATATTTGACGTCTGAACCGATCAGGGTGCGGATTAAAGCGATGCAGGTTTTCTTGTTAGCATGAGCCAGGAAGCCGTAATAGCGGATTTTGGTAAAGCCGCTCGGCAGCACGTGCAGGAGAAATCGCCTGATAAATTCTTCAGCACTGAGGGTAAGTTCTTTTTCCTTATTGTCGTCGCTGCGGTCCCGATACCTGAAGCTAACCTTGCCATCATCGATAGCAATGATCCGGTTGTTGGTTATTGCCACCCGGTGGGTATAGCGACCGAGATATTCGAGTACCTGTTCCGGTCCACCAAAGGGCTGTTTGGCATAAGTGATCCACTGCTTGCCACGCAACGTTTCTATGAACGTCAGGAACTGTTTTTTCTCTTGCAGCCCTGCAACCTTGCCAGGGAAAGAAAGGAGGTTTTTCTTATGTGCCCTTTCTAGCTTGTCCAGATAGCGTTTTTTGAGCTCCTTCGCCAATGACTGAACCCGGAATAAATATTTTCTTCTGGTGCCGGTCCAGCTTGTACGATCAAATGAAAGAACTCCTGCCGGGATGATGCAGTGCAGGTGGTAGTGGTCCATGAGTTTCTGATTCCATGTGTGAAGCACGGAAATGAAGCCGAGTTGGCCCCCAAGGCGCCACTGCGGATCACGGGCGAAGACCTGCAATGTTTCTTTGACTGCGGTAAACAGCAGAGTCAGCATAATGTGTTTATTGCCCATAACCAGGGGGTTGAGCTCATGCGGCAAAGTGAAAACGTTGTGAAAATAGGGGCAAGGCAGCAGTTCTGTCCTTCTGTCACTGAGCCATTTCTCCTTGACCATGGTCTGGCATTTCGGACAGTGTCTGTCCCGGCAGGAGTTATATGCGTTGCGGCTATAACCGCAATGATTACAGGCTTCGACATGGCCTCCAAGGGCAGCGGTCCGACATCTTTCGATGCGTCTCATGACCTTATATTGCTGCGATCCCACCACATGCATATCCCGGTATTTCTTACCATATCTGCGAAAGATATCGGCAATCTCCGGTGTGTTGCCATTATCTTTCATCTGCTCCCTCCTTCGTCTCGTCCAGCAGATCAAGCGGACTCTTGAGTTGGACATACCTGGCTGGAACCAGATGCAGATAGATCGTCGTTGTTTCTATGTTGCTGTGGCCGAGCAGTTGGCTGATGGTATAAAGGTCGTAGCCTTTATAGAGGAGGTGGGTGGCAAAGCTGTGTCTGAGAGTATGGAGACTGCATTCCCTGGTTAAGCCGATTTTTTTTTAGCTGCGTAGAGCATCATCGAGACGGAAGCACTTCTGATATGGGTTCCGGGCTTCTGGCCGGGAAACAACCACAGCTTGGGCTTGTACTCCTGCCAATAGGCCCGCAGTTCAGGGAGCAACTGTCTGGACAGAACCGTATAGCGATCCTTGCGTCCCTTGCCCTGTTGGACCCTGATTACCATCCTGGACGGATCGCTTTCAATATGCTCCGGCTTGAGGCGAATAGCTTCCCCGACTCTAAGCCCTGCGCTGTAGATGGTCTTGAGCAGAACCCGGTGTTTAAGGTTATCAATGCAGCCCAGAAGACGGCCTACTTCTTCCATTGACAGTACGGCCGGTAGTTTCTTGCTCCGTGGTTTCGGCGGCAGGCCAAAGCGGTCATCAACCTCCCGGTCGCAAATATGACGGTAGAAATAGGTGATGCCTGAGAGATAGGTCTTGCATGAACTCCATGCCAGTTTTTTCTCCAGCAGCAGATGGCGGAAATAGCCCCGCACCTGGTCATTGCTCAGCTTCTCCGGGGACTGATTGTAGTACTTTGCCAGGCATCTGACCCCACTGATGTACCCACGCTGGGTCTCATGGGTGAGACCGTGAAAATTCATGTGTTCGACGAACTCGTCTCGGATCGGACTACTCATGACGCACCTCCTTGGTTGAGTTGATAAGGACGCTACTACAGTATCTTATCAATCAAGGAAGTAATGGTAGAAATGAATTTCATGCTGGAAGAGGTGGGACAAAAGGGAGGCTGGTTGGTCGGTTTTTCCGCGTAGCGGTTCAGTTCTCCTTGATAAGCTCAAAGGCTATGTCATTTGGCTCTGCTTGACCTTCTTCCTGTTAAGGCAAAGCTCAGATCAACATTTACACCAAGCTCCATGCGCCAAAGCCGTTGGTCAAATTTTGCCAACAAACATAACCCCCAATTTCAAGGCCTGGCCCCAATCTTTCCTTGAAGGGAGGATGCTAATGACTTCTCAGGTTGACAATATTTTTACAAAGCAGTTATATTTTGTTCATGTCTGAATATATCGTAAAAACTTGCCCTAAATGTGACCAGCAGCTGCGCTTCCCCAAACGCATAGGAGGAGTGCTTATGGCATGTCCATCGTGCAAAACAAAATTCGCTTCTGACTTCAAGATTGGAAGTACGAATAAGATCGAGTCTCGCGGGACTTTGACTGCAATATTTGAAATACCCTCAACACTCCTCGAGCGGATTCTTCGATTTTTCGTTTCCCGATAGCCCATGCGGGGCAGGTCTGCCCTTTCTTCTAATGTTGAATCATGAACGGGGGAGGTTCTGTATGACCTCTTCTGTGATGCTGAGGATGCGAACCCGAAAATTCAGATGAATTGGCGAGATATTACATCAATCGTGGTCCGTCTCCGATTGATTCTTGTTCGGATGCTGTTTCAAGCTCAGGGGTGTAACGTCCACAACTCTCAGAGTAAAAAATATGAACTCCTGCTTCTTATGACGACCCCGACGAAAAAGAGTAACAGACAGGCAAGCAGAATAAGATAGTCGAACATGACAAGTTTCGCTTTCTTCATTACAGTCCAGTTGTTTCGGCAGCCGAAGCCTCTATTAAGCAAGGCAATTGACAGGTGCTCAGCAAGGGATATCCCCTGAATTATGAGAGGGATCATAATAGCGATCCTGGCCTTTAAGCCTCTCAACCACTGCCCCGTTTCCATATCGACACCGCGCGCCCGTTGAGCATTAATTATCTGCTCTTTCTTGCGGTTGAGTTCAGGGATAAACCTGATCGCGGTGGTTATCACAAAACTGACAGAGGGTGGTAATCCGGTGGTATTGAAAAAATCTATAAAATCATCAAGCGAGGTGGTCTGTAAAAGGATTGAAGTCGAGAGGATCATGAGAGTAAGCCGACATAAAAAGCTCACCCCCAGCAGAAATCCTCCCCTGGTGGCGCAGACACTGTCACCAATACAGAACAGCACGCCATTATTTGCAGGATCAGTGAACCTGACCACAGAAAAAAATCCGCTACAAATTCCAAGCAGTATAAAAATCGGCAGTAAGGGAAGAAGTATTGCTGCCACTTT of the Desulfosediminicola ganghwensis genome contains:
- a CDS encoding energy-coupling factor transporter transmembrane component T family protein, which codes for MKNLSVDVRSKLALFFLVIVFSMIFNSPFFLSALLLCTLLIGMVCSVDMKKVAAILLPLLPIFILLGICSGFFSVVRFTDPANNGVLFCIGDSVCATRGGFLLGVSFLCRLTLMILSTSILLQTTSLDDFIDFFNTTGLPPSVSFVITTAIRFIPELNRKKEQIINAQRARGVDMETGQWLRGLKARIAIMIPLIIQGISLAEHLSIALLNRGFGCRNNWTVMKKAKLVMFDYLILLACLLLFFVGVVIRSRSSYFLL